In the Populus trichocarpa isolate Nisqually-1 chromosome 8, P.trichocarpa_v4.1, whole genome shotgun sequence genome, GGGTTTCTTTAGTTTTAAACTCATTTGGTGGTTTATAGAATTTAAGTCTCTGTGTTGATCTTTAACAGGTTTGCGACAAACAAAAAGCTATACTGTTGGCCGATATGGCGCACATTAGTGGATTGGTTGCAGCTGGTGTCATCCCATCGCCTTTTGAGTATGCAGATGTAGTGACCACCACAACTCACAAGTCACTTCGTGGGCCACGTGGGGCCATGATTTTCTTCAGGAAGGGGCTGAAAGAGGTTAACAAACAAGGGAAAGAGGTAAGATACTGACTGAAAACTCACATTTCATGATTATAGATTTGTATCTTTGAAGTGGAACTAAGATTGTCTTTTGAGTTCTTCCTATAGGTCTTTTATGACTATGAGGACAAAATCAATCAAGCTGTCTTTCCTGGGCTTCAAGGTGGTCCACACAACCACACAATTGCTGGTTTAGCAGTTGCTTTGAAACAGGTCAGTTTGCTTATAAGATTTCCCGTCAGTTATAAACTCCTTCCTTCTGAAATAATAGTCACATTTTGCGTTTTGTTTCCTGCATGTTGAGTAAATTAAATCCCCCAAAATCCGCCTAGATTGCTGTACATGTTAGAAACGGTTAGCAGTCTCCAACAGGGTGAATTCATCACTCCAAGTTATCCATATGCAAGCCAAATTTCTTGAAGTTCATAGTATAAGAAGCACTCTTTAATAGGTCAGCAAGTATAAGGGAGAGTGCACATTTAGGTGATATATTAGGCTCGTGGCTGTTGGCCTCTGAGGTCTACAGTAACCGCTAAGCAGGTTTTCAAAGTGTTTGATACTGGTACGACACAGGCAGGAAGTGTTTAAGAGGCAGTCCGGGGGAAATTATTTCTCACGATGACCCTAGCCTAATTTTTATCTCGTTAAAACTAAGGTCTTTTCCACCGAGAGCATATTTTTCACGAAGAGAACCATTGTGCAGATGCTTGAATTGGCTAATATTGGAGTGGCTGGTGGTGTGAGACCAGGTTGCTTAGATTTTCCTCTCGTTGATTAGGTGTTTTGCTTGATATTGCAGGGCTCGGTTACCCGGCATTTCTGTTGTGTCCCATATTTTACCACCCCCGcccacaccccccccccccccccccccccaaaaaaaaaaaaaaaaacaagaagaagaaagctaaGTCTATGGTTACTGCAGTCACGCATTCCCTTTTCTACTCCTCTTATGCTAAAATAACAAGATTGTTGCAGGGAGTTTATTCATACTTTTCATTTacatttaaaagtttttcttatatatccCTACACTATACATGCAGGCTACAACTCTGGAGTACAAAGCGTATCAAGAGCAGGTTCTTAGTAATTGCTCAAAATTTGCTCAGGTATCAGATTATGAgatataacaaaaaagaaaaggcatatCAAAACTTTCTCACTCACCCAAATGACAATTTTGAATGATTAAACTTCTTCTCGTCAGACTGTAGATCAAATAGTTTTACTTTAATTGCTTGGAATGTTATTGATATTGCAGAGTCTAGTTGAGAAAGGCTATGAACTTGTTTCTGGTGGAACTGAGAACCATTTAGTTTTGGTGAACCTGAAGAACAAGGTAAGAGGATGTTCAATTTGAAAGAATTTCCCTTGTGCGTTATCCCAAATGGTAAAAAGTGCATCAAGACGATACTAACTGAGCCAATAGGACATTGGTTGTGAAGTTATTAGTTTCaaacgtgaaaaaaaaaattcagcgttttcttttcactttttttttttgtttacaaatatttgttttcatgcagGGTATTGATGGCTCCAGAGTTGAAAAGGTGCTCGAATCTGTTCACATTGCTGCAAACAAAAACACTGTTCCTGGTGATGTGTCTGCCATGGTTCCTGGTGGCATCAGGATGGGTAAGGGCCTTTACTTGACACGACAAtgctctttgattttatttacagCGAATTTTCTTGATAAATGCAATTGCACGTCAGGAACACCGGCTCTTACTTCTAGGGGGTTCGTGGAAGAGGATTTTGCTAAGGTGGCAGATTTCTTTGATGCTTCGGTGAAGTTGGCAGTGAAGATGAAGGCTGAAACCAAAGGTTTGTAGATCTTCAATATCTTTCCTTGTTCTCTCAGAGCTTCTTTGTATCTTGCTACATCATGGTTAGTTTTGTTAAGGCTCTTGAGTCCACTGATTCACATTGCTTGCAAACCAGGGACAAAGTTGAAGGATTTCTTGGTTACAATGCAGTCTGCTCACTTTCAATCTGAGATTTCAAAACTCCGTCATGAAGTGGAAGAATATGCTAAGCAATTCCCAACAATTGGATTTAACAAAGAAACCATGAAGTACAAGAATTGAGCAACTGATTCTCTCTACATAAGGTATACGATAGCCCTTAGTGTTGCTGGAGTACTGCTGTGGATGAGGCTAAAATTATGGAGGGTCAAAGACTGCTTTAATTTCTGTCTTTTTGGCAAGATAATGTTCAAAGgttgaattttatctttgataTGAAGGGAGTCACCTTGACAAATATATAACATTCAGCACATGTGCTGATTGCTTGTCCC is a window encoding:
- the LOC7497767 gene encoding serine hydroxymethyltransferase 1, mitochondrial gives rise to the protein MAMAIAMALRRLPSSFDKPLRPALFKATSLYYMSSLPDEAVYEKEKPGVTWPKQLNAPLEVVDPQIADIIELEKARQWKGLELIPSENFTSVSVMQAVGSVMTNKYSEGYPGARYYGGNEFIDMAESLCQKRALEAFRLDPAKWGVNVQSLSGSPSNFQVYTALLKPHERIMALDLPHGGHLSHGYQTDTKKISAVSIFFETMPYRLNESTGYIDYDQLEKSATLFRPKLIVAGASAYARLYDYARIRKVCDKQKAILLADMAHISGLVAAGVIPSPFEYADVVTTTTHKSLRGPRGAMIFFRKGLKEVNKQGKEVFYDYEDKINQAVFPGLQGGPHNHTIAGLAVALKQATTLEYKAYQEQVLSNCSKFAQSLVEKGYELVSGGTENHLVLVNLKNKGIDGSRVEKVLESVHIAANKNTVPGDVSAMVPGGIRMGTPALTSRGFVEEDFAKVADFFDASVKLAVKMKAETKGTKLKDFLVTMQSAHFQSEISKLRHEVEEYAKQFPTIGFNKETMKYKN